Proteins from a genomic interval of Apteryx mantelli isolate bAptMan1 chromosome 5, bAptMan1.hap1, whole genome shotgun sequence:
- the AGA gene encoding N(4)-(beta-N-acetylglucosaminyl)-L-asparaginase isoform X2 yields MGGSELDAVEKGCGQCEIDQCDGSVGYGGSPDESGETTLDAMIMDGNTMEVGAVADLRRVKNAIGVARKVTEHTKHTLLVGESASLFAVRMGFPYEDLTTPKSLSVYSEWLNQSCQPNYWKNVVPDSSKSCGPYKKAEKVICKEDWTISQRRISVHNHDTIGMIVIGESGTIASGTSTNGGVHKIPGRVGDSPIPGAGAYADSTAGGAAATGDGDIMMRFLPSYQAVEYMRMGTDPTVACQKVISRIQKYAPRFFGAVICANATGSYGAACNKIPGFTQFHFMVYSPLLSQPSEQVVDCI; encoded by the exons ATGGGAGGCTCTGAGCTGGACGCAGTTGAAAAAGGTTGTGGTCAGTGTGAGATTGACCAATGTGATGGGAGTGTGGGATATGGAGGAAGCCCAGATGAAAGTGGAGAAACAACACTGGATGCAATGATTATGGACGG caacACTATGGAAGTTGGGGCAGTTGCGGATCTGAGACGTGTAAAAAATGCAATTGGTGTAGCGagaaaagtcactgaacacaCTAAGCATACATTATTAGTTGGAGAGTCAG cctccCTGTTTGCTGTAAGAATGGGGTTTCCATATGAAGATTTAACTACCCCAAAATCTCTTTCGGTGTATTCAGAGTGGCTTAATCAGAGCTGTCAGCCAAACTACTGGAAG AATGTAGTACCAGACTCTTCAAAATCCTGTGGACCatacaaaaaggctgaaaaagtaatTTGTAAAGAAGATTGGACCATCTCCCAAAGAAGAATAAGTGTTCATAATCATGATACTATTG GTATGATTGTAATTGGTGAGAGTGGAACCATTGCTTCCGGGACATCTACTAATGGTGGAGTTCACAAAATTCCAGG CCGTGTAGGAGACTCTCCAATACCTGGAGCAGGAGCTTATGCTGATAGTacagctggaggagctgcagccACTGGGGATGGTGACATCATGATGCGCTTCTTACCCAG ctATCAAGCTGTGGAGTATATGAGGATGGGAACAGACCCAACAGTAGCCTGTCAGAAAGTTATTTCCAGAATCCAGAAGTATGCACCAAGGTTCTTTGGCGCTGTTATATGTGCCAATGCAACTGGAAGTTATG gtgcTGCGTGTAATAAAATTCCAGGATTCACTCAATTTCACTTCATGGTTTATAGCCCTTTGCTAAGTCAGCCATCCGAGCAAGTAGTAGATTGTATTTAA